The proteins below are encoded in one region of Streptomyces roseirectus:
- the erm gene encoding ErmE/ErmH/ErmO/ErmR family 23S rRNA (adenine(2058)-N(6))-methyltransferase: MARPSRSARALSQNFLADRSAARQLARLAVPFTDHAPLMLEVGAGKGALTEHLAPRCRELRAYEIDPGLLPGLRTRFAGMPQVTVIGGDFLAARPPRTPFSVAGNVPFSRTVAIVDWCLRAPGLTDATLMTQLEYARKRTGDYGSWTLLTVRTWPRYEWRLVGRVGRTRFRPAPRVDAGVVRIERRRTPLVAPGAYGRWGELVEAGFSGVGGSLHASLRRVCPRRRVDAAFRTAGVDPRALVGEVTPGEWLRLFDVLA; encoded by the coding sequence ATGGCCCGCCCCTCCCGATCCGCGCGTGCGCTCTCGCAGAACTTCCTCGCGGACCGCTCCGCCGCGCGACAACTCGCCCGACTCGCCGTGCCGTTCACGGACCACGCCCCGCTGATGCTCGAAGTCGGCGCGGGCAAAGGCGCGTTGACCGAACACCTCGCCCCGCGCTGCCGCGAGCTGCGCGCCTACGAGATCGACCCCGGGCTCCTGCCGGGGCTGCGCACCCGGTTCGCCGGGATGCCTCAAGTCACGGTGATCGGCGGCGACTTCCTCGCCGCACGGCCACCGCGCACGCCGTTCTCCGTCGCCGGGAACGTGCCGTTCTCCCGCACGGTGGCCATCGTCGACTGGTGCCTGCGGGCGCCCGGCCTCACCGACGCGACGCTCATGACCCAGCTGGAGTACGCCCGCAAACGCACCGGGGACTACGGGAGTTGGACCCTGCTGACCGTCCGAACCTGGCCCCGGTACGAGTGGCGGCTGGTCGGACGGGTCGGACGGACGCGGTTCCGCCCGGCGCCCCGGGTGGACGCCGGGGTGGTGCGGATCGAGCGGCGCCGGACGCCGTTGGTCGCGCCGGGCGCGTACGGGAGGTGGGGCGAGCTGGTCGAGGCGGGCTTCTCCGGCGTCGGCGGCTCCCTGCACGCCTCGCTGCGCAGGGTGTGCCCCAGGCGGAGGGTGGACGCGGCGTTCCGGACGGCGGGGGTGGACCCACGGGCACTGGTGGGCGAGGTGACGCCGGGGGAGTGGCTGCGGCTGTTCGACGTACTGGCGTGA
- a CDS encoding ABC transporter substrate-binding protein yields MFSKRVKPRRFGAGPLNLVVALLLVLLAACSSDSSDSRDDGRVTLRFQSLAWQDESVAATKDLVDEWNATHPGVKVEYVQGSWDSVHDQLLTSFEGGEAPDVIHDASDDLADFAYGGYLADLTGLLPQRLKSDIPARSWATTTFGDGVYGVPFLQEPRVLIANAKWLRESGVRIPTPQHPWTWPEFRSVTRQLSGDGRFGVAWPLREPVSATLNLSLSAGGRLFHRGDDGKVTVRMDTGDEVVPRTVHDQVNTDHSAANSTLGSGGSDTLPGFFAGKYAMVPLGFSYRQQISQQAPEGFEWQVLPAPAGAAGLTQGVSPQTLSIAEDSPHKKEAAAFLDFLLRPANMVRLALGDWMLPTGTAALKDPALHTPDHGWATGTALAGHLVPAPAQSVRGYPEWKDKVATPALQEYYSGAIGLGELRRRLEKDGNLVLARYQR; encoded by the coding sequence ATGTTCTCCAAGAGGGTGAAACCGCGACGCTTCGGGGCCGGCCCGCTGAACCTCGTTGTCGCGCTCCTCCTCGTCCTCCTCGCGGCCTGCTCCTCCGACTCCTCCGACTCCCGTGACGACGGCCGGGTCACCCTGCGTTTCCAGTCCCTCGCGTGGCAGGACGAGTCCGTCGCGGCCACCAAGGACCTCGTCGACGAGTGGAACGCCACCCATCCCGGCGTCAAGGTCGAGTACGTGCAGGGGAGTTGGGACAGCGTCCACGACCAGCTCCTCACCTCCTTCGAGGGCGGCGAGGCGCCCGACGTCATCCATGACGCCTCCGACGACCTCGCCGACTTCGCGTACGGGGGTTACCTCGCCGACCTGACCGGCCTCCTTCCGCAACGCCTCAAGTCCGACATCCCCGCGCGGAGTTGGGCCACCACGACCTTCGGTGACGGCGTCTACGGCGTTCCCTTCCTCCAGGAACCCCGGGTGCTGATCGCCAACGCGAAGTGGCTGCGTGAGTCCGGCGTCCGCATCCCCACACCCCAACACCCTTGGACCTGGCCGGAGTTCAGGAGCGTCACCCGACAGCTCAGCGGCGACGGCAGGTTCGGCGTCGCCTGGCCCCTGCGCGAACCCGTCTCCGCGACCCTCAACCTCTCCCTCTCGGCAGGCGGCCGGCTCTTCCACCGGGGCGACGACGGCAAGGTCACCGTCCGTATGGACACCGGCGACGAGGTCGTGCCGCGCACGGTCCACGACCAGGTCAACACCGACCACAGCGCCGCGAACTCGACGCTGGGCAGCGGCGGTTCGGACACGCTCCCCGGCTTTTTCGCCGGCAAGTACGCGATGGTCCCGCTCGGCTTCTCCTACCGTCAGCAGATCTCCCAGCAGGCCCCCGAGGGCTTCGAGTGGCAGGTGCTCCCCGCGCCCGCGGGCGCCGCCGGACTCACCCAGGGCGTCAGCCCGCAGACCCTCTCCATCGCCGAGGACAGCCCCCACAAGAAGGAGGCGGCGGCCTTCCTCGACTTCCTCCTGCGCCCCGCGAACATGGTCCGCCTCGCCCTCGGCGACTGGATGCTCCCCACCGGCACGGCCGCCCTGAAGGACCCCGCCCTGCACACCCCGGACCACGGCTGGGCCACCGGCACGGCCCTCGCCGGCCACCTCGTCCCCGCGCCCGCGCAGTCCGTACGCGGCTACCCGGAGTGGAAGGACAAGGTCGCCACCCCCGCGCTCCAGGAGTACTACAGCGGGGCGATCGGCCTCGGTGAGCTGCGCCGGCGCCTGGAGAAGGACGGGAACCTGGTGCTGGCCCGCTACCAGCGCTGA
- a CDS encoding carbohydrate ABC transporter permease, which translates to MRDGRGRRGVPVGVPRRTAHPGSRVVRRAGRAAQYAALLAYLAFLAFPLLWLLSTAFKPPRELGSSHPTWIPRDPTFSNFRQAFDEQPLLRAGLNSLLVALAAALIAVLVATPMAYVLARRRTRLARAVSGWVVVSQAFPFVLLIIPLFLLLKNLRLIDSPAGLVIVYVVWALPFALWMLTGYVRAVPRELEEAAAVDGAGRLRTLVSVTAPLLAPGIAATAMFAFVTAWNEFFFALVLLKTPERQTLPVILTHFIGAEGVADLGPLAAASFLATLPSLVVFAFVQRRITGGLLAGAVKS; encoded by the coding sequence ATGCGTGATGGTCGCGGTCGTCGCGGTGTGCCTGTCGGTGTTCCTCGCCGGACGGCTCACCCGGGGAGCCGAGTCGTGAGGCGGGCGGGGCGCGCCGCGCAGTACGCCGCGCTGCTCGCGTATCTCGCCTTCCTCGCCTTCCCGTTGCTGTGGCTGCTGTCCACCGCGTTCAAACCACCCCGGGAACTGGGCAGTTCACATCCGACCTGGATCCCCAGGGACCCGACGTTCAGCAACTTCCGGCAGGCGTTCGACGAACAGCCCCTGCTGCGCGCCGGGTTGAACTCGCTGCTCGTCGCGCTCGCCGCCGCGCTGATCGCCGTCCTCGTCGCCACCCCGATGGCCTACGTCCTCGCGCGGCGCCGGACGCGGCTCGCGCGGGCCGTGAGCGGGTGGGTGGTCGTCAGTCAGGCGTTCCCGTTCGTGCTGCTGATCATCCCGCTGTTCCTGCTGCTGAAGAACCTGCGGCTGATCGACTCGCCCGCCGGGCTGGTGATCGTGTACGTGGTGTGGGCGCTGCCGTTCGCGCTGTGGATGCTCACCGGGTATGTCCGCGCCGTGCCACGGGAGTTGGAGGAGGCGGCGGCCGTCGACGGGGCCGGGCGGCTGCGGACGCTCGTGTCGGTGACCGCGCCCCTGCTGGCGCCGGGGATCGCGGCGACGGCGATGTTCGCGTTCGTCACCGCCTGGAACGAGTTCTTCTTCGCGCTGGTCCTGCTGAAGACACCGGAGCGGCAGACGCTGCCGGTGATCCTCACGCACTTCATCGGCGCGGAGGGCGTCGCCGACCTCGGGCCGCTGGCCGCCGCGTCGTTCCTCGCGACGCTGCCGTCGCTGGTCGTGTTCGCGTTCGTCCAACGCAGGATCACGGGTGGGCTGTTGGCGGGGGCGGTGAAGAGCTGA
- a CDS encoding carbohydrate ABC transporter permease, whose product MRVRQGVLDRGAWFLVLPALVPILVLSVGPLLYGISLAFTDAQSGRTRATQWIGSLNFRDLLHDTLFWESFRIGLVWAFGVTVPQFLLALGLASLLNQGLRLGWLARALAIVPWAMPEVVVGIMWRLVYHPDAGILNETLRSVGLGDGRDWLGGLGTALPAVIVVGVWAGLPTTTVALLAGLQNTPRELHEAAQVDGAGAWRRFRAVTWPALRPVALAITALNFIWNFNSFALVYVLTSGGPGGRTRLPMLFAYEEAFRYGQFGYAAAMGCVMVAVVAVCLSVFLAGRLTRGAES is encoded by the coding sequence GTGAGGGTGCGGCAGGGAGTGCTGGACCGGGGCGCGTGGTTTCTGGTGCTGCCCGCGCTGGTGCCGATCCTCGTCCTGAGCGTGGGCCCCCTGCTGTACGGGATCTCCCTCGCGTTCACGGACGCGCAGTCGGGGCGCACGCGGGCCACCCAGTGGATCGGGTCGCTCAACTTCCGGGACCTGCTGCACGACACGCTGTTCTGGGAGTCGTTCAGGATCGGCCTCGTGTGGGCGTTCGGCGTGACGGTCCCCCAGTTCCTGCTGGCGCTCGGACTCGCGTCGCTCCTCAACCAGGGCCTGCGCCTCGGCTGGCTCGCGCGGGCGCTGGCGATCGTGCCGTGGGCGATGCCCGAGGTCGTCGTCGGCATCATGTGGCGGCTCGTCTACCACCCCGACGCCGGGATCCTCAACGAGACGCTGCGAAGCGTGGGGCTCGGCGACGGCCGGGATTGGCTCGGCGGGCTCGGGACGGCGCTGCCCGCCGTGATCGTCGTCGGCGTCTGGGCGGGCCTGCCGACGACGACCGTCGCCCTGCTCGCCGGCCTCCAGAACACCCCGCGTGAACTGCACGAGGCGGCACAGGTGGACGGCGCGGGCGCCTGGCGGAGGTTCCGCGCGGTCACCTGGCCCGCGCTGAGACCGGTCGCCCTCGCGATCACCGCCCTCAACTTCATCTGGAACTTCAACTCCTTCGCCCTGGTCTACGTCCTGACCAGCGGCGGACCCGGCGGACGCACCCGCCTGCCGATGCTGTTCGCCTACGAGGAAGCCTTCCGCTACGGCCAGTTCGGCTACGCGGCGGCGATGGGATGCGTGATGGTCGCGGTCGTCGCGGTGTGCCTGTCGGTGTTCCTCGCCGGACGGCTCACCCGGGGAGCCGAGTCGTGA
- a CDS encoding phosphotransferase enzyme family protein, whose translation MDEARAREVLAQAEVAGAAGARLLALGENAVFAVGELVVKVGRDAELLERARRELAVAGWLERAGVPAVRAASADASLVDGHPVTVWHRLPDAVRPAEPRDLAGLLRLVHALPAPPFVLPPRDLLSGVERWLRLAGDAIDPADAAYLRERRDGFAAAAAALTPHLPPGPVHGDALPRNVHITPEGPVLIDLETFSTDLREHDLVVMALSHDRYALPTPAYDAFTAAYGWDVRAWSGCATLRGARETASCAWVAQHTPTNPKARTEFSRRVASLRTGDESVRWYPF comes from the coding sequence ATGGACGAGGCACGGGCGCGTGAGGTGCTGGCTCAGGCCGAGGTGGCGGGCGCGGCGGGCGCGCGGCTGCTGGCGCTCGGGGAGAACGCCGTGTTCGCGGTGGGCGAGCTGGTCGTGAAGGTCGGCCGGGACGCCGAGCTGCTGGAGCGGGCGCGACGGGAGCTGGCGGTCGCCGGGTGGCTGGAGCGGGCGGGGGTGCCGGCGGTGCGCGCGGCCTCGGCCGACGCGTCGCTGGTCGACGGGCATCCGGTGACCGTGTGGCACCGGCTCCCGGACGCCGTGCGGCCCGCCGAACCCCGCGACCTGGCCGGGCTGCTGCGCCTCGTGCACGCCCTGCCCGCGCCCCCGTTCGTCCTGCCCCCGCGCGATCTGCTGTCCGGTGTGGAGCGCTGGCTGCGGCTCGCGGGCGACGCGATCGACCCCGCGGACGCGGCGTACCTGCGTGAGCGCCGCGACGGTTTCGCGGCGGCGGCCGCCGCCCTCACCCCTCACCTTCCGCCGGGTCCCGTCCACGGCGACGCCCTCCCCCGCAACGTCCACATCACCCCCGAGGGTCCCGTCCTGATCGACCTGGAGACGTTCTCGACGGATCTGCGCGAGCACGACCTGGTCGTCATGGCCCTCTCCCACGACCGCTACGCCCTCCCCACCCCCGCCTACGACGCCTTCACCGCCGCCTACGGCTGGGACGTCCGCGCCTGGTCCGGCTGCGCCACTCTCCGGGGCGCCCGGGAGACGGCCAGTTGCGCCTGGGTGGCCCAGCACACCCCCACCAACCCCAAGGCCCGTACGGAGTTCAGCCGCCGGGTCGCCTCCCTGCGCACGGGCGACGAGTCGGTCCGCTGGTACCCGTTCTGA
- a CDS encoding 3'-5' exonuclease: protein MAWHQELMIGFDLETTGTDPREARIVTAAVIEVVDGEVRGSREWLADPGVEIPADAVAVHGISNERASTQGQPAGVVADAVARALVDAWRAGVPVVAYNASFDLTLLSAELRRHGLPSLRERLDGEPPAPVVDPYTIDRHVDRYRRGKRNLEAVCAEYGIRLDAAHDASADALAAARLARAVAGRHPKVGELGVAELHRSQVEWYAQWAADFQAFLRRKGDADAVVDGVWPLREVVAQEV from the coding sequence ATGGCCTGGCACCAGGAGCTGATGATCGGGTTCGACCTGGAGACCACGGGGACGGACCCGCGGGAGGCACGCATCGTCACCGCGGCCGTGATCGAGGTCGTGGACGGCGAGGTGCGCGGGAGCCGCGAATGGCTGGCCGACCCGGGGGTCGAGATCCCCGCGGACGCGGTCGCCGTGCACGGCATCAGCAACGAACGCGCGAGCACACAGGGACAGCCCGCCGGAGTCGTCGCCGACGCCGTCGCCCGCGCCCTCGTCGACGCCTGGCGGGCCGGGGTCCCCGTCGTCGCCTACAACGCCTCGTTCGACCTCACACTGCTCTCCGCCGAACTGCGCCGGCACGGACTGCCGTCCCTGCGGGAGCGGCTGGACGGCGAGCCGCCCGCGCCGGTCGTCGACCCGTACACCATCGACCGGCACGTCGACCGCTACCGGCGCGGCAAGCGCAACCTCGAAGCCGTCTGCGCGGAGTACGGCATACGCCTCGACGCCGCGCACGACGCCTCCGCCGACGCCCTGGCCGCCGCCCGCCTCGCCCGTGCCGTCGCAGGACGCCACCCCAAGGTGGGGGAGCTGGGTGTGGCGGAACTGCACCGCAGCCAGGTGGAGTGGTACGCGCAGTGGGCGGCCGACTTCCAGGCGTTCCTGCGGAGAAAGGGCGACGCCGACGCCGTGGTGGACGGGGTGTGGCCGCTGCGGGAGGTCGTGGCGCAGGAGGTCTGA
- a CDS encoding SAV2148 family HEPN domain-containing protein yields the protein MGSGGLELPPGDEGHEGGSADAPPGTVSLARPMDAGAIGPELDWDADAWHEVRTRAQRAGRAYIWLNLVEQRLRAVVSAVLRPVYEPVHGDEWVVAAAGPAGQEWVQRAVAVREVSRRKGYLLDPADDNVISFLTLPQLRELMVQHWPCFEPYFDERRDVELALDELEVTRNVVSRNRALSKAVLSQAERASARLLEMLGTSGDVPSARRLPVDAVEDLVGDRYADVVAVHSDRVRLMRQFPAEDLFGGARRIDAIGIGLNLLVQNFSGRRLVRLAESGSRVRLLFINPASSAVKRRERELGMKRGELSRAVEMNILHMRRVRSQLRDPGAFQIQVYDETPRFTAYLVDGDGADGVAVVQSYLRGMRGMEAPVLVLRGGHRVVKADGADEGGLFPAYREEFELAWTDSRPVS from the coding sequence GTGGGCTCGGGAGGGCTGGAGCTGCCCCCTGGTGACGAGGGTCACGAGGGCGGCTCGGCGGACGCCCCGCCCGGCACGGTGTCGCTGGCCAGACCCATGGACGCGGGGGCCATCGGACCGGAGCTGGACTGGGACGCCGACGCCTGGCACGAGGTGCGCACCCGCGCGCAGCGCGCCGGCCGGGCCTACATCTGGCTGAACCTCGTCGAACAGCGGCTGCGGGCCGTCGTGTCGGCCGTGCTGCGGCCCGTGTACGAGCCCGTGCACGGCGACGAGTGGGTGGTGGCCGCCGCCGGGCCCGCGGGGCAGGAGTGGGTGCAGCGCGCGGTCGCCGTGCGCGAGGTCAGCCGCCGCAAGGGCTATCTCCTCGACCCGGCCGACGACAACGTCATCTCGTTCCTGACGCTCCCGCAGCTGCGCGAGCTGATGGTCCAGCACTGGCCCTGTTTCGAGCCGTACTTCGACGAGCGGCGCGACGTCGAACTCGCCCTGGACGAGCTGGAGGTGACCCGCAACGTCGTCTCCCGCAACCGGGCGCTGTCCAAGGCGGTGCTGAGCCAGGCGGAACGCGCGTCCGCGCGCCTGCTGGAGATGCTGGGCACGAGCGGTGACGTGCCGTCCGCGCGCCGGCTGCCCGTCGACGCCGTCGAGGACCTGGTCGGCGACCGGTACGCCGACGTCGTCGCCGTCCACTCCGACCGGGTGCGTCTCATGCGGCAGTTCCCCGCCGAGGACCTGTTCGGGGGCGCGCGGCGGATCGACGCCATCGGCATCGGGCTCAACCTCCTCGTGCAGAACTTCTCCGGCCGCCGGCTGGTGCGGCTGGCCGAGTCGGGCAGCCGGGTGCGGCTGCTGTTCATCAACCCCGCCTCCAGCGCCGTCAAACGGCGCGAGCGGGAACTCGGTATGAAACGGGGTGAATTGAGCCGCGCCGTCGAGATGAACATCCTGCACATGCGGCGCGTGCGCTCCCAGTTGCGCGATCCCGGCGCCTTCCAGATCCAGGTGTACGACGAGACGCCGCGCTTCACCGCGTACCTCGTGGACGGGGACGGGGCCGACGGGGTCGCGGTCGTCCAGTCGTACCTGCGGGGGATGCGCGGGATGGAGGCGCCGGTGCTGGTGCTGCGCGGCGGACACCGGGTGGTGAAGGCGGACGGGGCCGACGAGGGCGGGCTGTTCCCGGCATACCGGGAGGAGTTCGAGCTGGCCTGGACTGATTCACGCCCTGTGTCCTGA